Below is a genomic region from Candidatus Lernaella stagnicola.
CACGCAGCCGTGATACGTCCACACGGCGATCGGCAGCCCGCGGCGGAACACCTCGACCGTCTTCTGCGCGATCTCCTCCGTGCCCGGCGCGGTATACGGAACCAGCCCCACGCCCTTGGGCACCGTGACTTTCACCTCCGGATGGGTGGACCACAACGCGTGTTGCAGCGCGGCTTCGTCGGTGTATTCCGGCAGGTGCGTCAGGGCGATCAGTTCGGTCGGGTGGGTGTGCAGCACGACGTGTTGCGGCGCGTTGCTTTGCCGCAGGTGTTCGTGTACCCGCAGGTGCGAAGGGAACTCCGAAGTCGGCTGAAAACCCGGCCCCGCCTCGCCGCCCCACAGAATCTCGAAGCCCGCGCCGTCGCCGGTCAATTGCAGCAGGCAACTGTTGCTCGCCGCGTTCCGGGCCAGATCGCGATAGCGCCGCCCCGACCCCGTCACGAGAAATAATCGCCCGGCCAAATCCGGATATGCGAAGGGCAGCTCGACGCGTGGCTGCCGCGTAAACGCCTCGCAGGCCGCCGCGGCGTCGCCGGTGACATCCACCGAAAGGTTCCCGGCGTTGCGCTCGGCCCAGCCCTTTTGCCACAGCAGGGCGGCGACATCTTGCGCGTCTTCCAAAAGCGGTGTCAAAGCGGGGCAAACTTGCAGCAATTCCTTCACGGTGGGTCTCCTCGCGCGTGGGTGCGGTGGTGATTGTAACGAGGCGGCGGGCGATGCGCCAGTTAGAAGTCGGGAACGCCCGCGGTGAGCCGGGCCACGGCCGCGGC
It encodes:
- the rhaD gene encoding rhamnulose-1-phosphate aldolase, which produces MKELLQVCPALTPLLEDAQDVAALLWQKGWAERNAGNLSVDVTGDAAAACEAFTRQPRVELPFAYPDLAGRLFLVTGSGRRYRDLARNAASNSCLLQLTGDGAGFEILWGGEAGPGFQPTSEFPSHLRVHEHLRQSNAPQHVVLHTHPTELIALTHLPEYTDEAALQHALWSTHPEVKVTVPKGVGLVPYTAPGTEEIAQKTVEVFRRGLPIAVWTYHGCVAIHTSIPDAFDWIDTVNKAAAILLLCRQAGHTPAGLSRDQLDELVRLFDLEE